tttttattgttttacaaTATCATTTCTAAACATGAATTCATTCTCTTAAGTTTAATTTGACATGCTGAGCTTAATTATAGTAGTAAATAtaagtttattacacttttaaaataaatgcAACCACTGAATGTATATATCAACTTtggtaaataatttttaatttgttatacaCATGTACTTATAGAGGTCAATTATATGGCACACTTAATTTGTCCCATGAGGACTAAGTGTGGACGGCTAACTTCGCTCCCTGCTGTGATCTTGTTCGTTCTCTTTAGGACATTTTGCTGAATCTTTTTTAGTAAAAGTCCTACTTTATTGTCCAAAAAAACTTACTGGGAGCTGAATAGTTGATCCAGCTGAACCAAATATCTTGAATTTAAATGCTAGTATGCTACATTTAATACTTCAAATTAGAATCTGTCCGTAATAAATTTACCCAAGTTGATTAGTTTTAGATCAAATCAATTAGAAAACAAACAAACTCAAATCAATATCAACAAATTAAAATGTCCAAACGTGTTTGCTCTCTTTTGGTCAAAGATAATATGAAACGTGTATTGTTCTGTCAAACTTTTAAGTAAAGATGAATAATTATGTAATCAATTCGTGAAACATTATGATCATACCTTCTTCCTGAGTTATTACCATGCGTAAAATACAATttttacatatatattttatatccttttattatattttgcCACATAATCTatcaattttctattttcttcactTCTAAATCATTTAAAGACTTTGATTTTCTCCTTGTACAGGACCCCCCTCCTGACTTGGAACCTTTGTTGCTAGCTGACTCTCTAGGAACAACCTTTGTGAgattgtaagtttttttttcttcttttttcctgtttttctttctttgtcattaagcatcaaaaaataaaataaaaaaacttaaatgtAGAAGCATAGAACCTAAGTGCCggcaaaaaaattcaattcttttttacttcctccgttcctatttatctgttcaggaaaagaaaggaaagcaattaattatgttgattttcataaaaatattatttgtttttctatatcatcctttagaatgtattttatctttcttcatttattgtttttgtagaaaaacatcaattaatgctctcttgaaactctaagtgcaCAGATATATAGAAAcataattttttcttcaaagtgaacagttaataaggaacggagggagtacctcACGGCAAGCCCATTAGGGTGACAAAAATGTAAGTTTTCTAAAAGTCCTATTTGAATTTAAACTTAACAATCCTAAATTTTTGTTAAAGCTTTTTGTTCTAAGATGATGATTAATTAGTACATCTGAATCTTAATATAGAAGCATCATGGAAAGGACAATTTTAATATCATCCTAATATAAAAAGGCATATATATAGCACTTGATTGATTTAATTAAAGTAATAAGAGATTGTATATAATATGCCACGTACGATGCACACTGTTTCCTTTCTCTTATAAAATGCAATCAAAGTACCACAAAAACCCAAACCTTGTTACCTGTAAACATTTTCAACTTCGAAAGAAACACATTCTTCACCTTTCTCAGTAGAGTACACTGTCACTTGCAGAGGCTGCAAGCATTGAGAACAAACCAAAACAATGGATTCTATGAAGTCCTTCAAAGGATATGGCAAAGTTGATGAAATGGAGCAACAAGCCTTTCAGAAAAAGACACGTAAGCGCATGATCATCATGATCATCTCTTCCGTGATTCTAGTAGCGGTGATCATCGCCGCGGTTGTAGGATTCGTGGTGCACAAGCGCAGCACCTCATCACAACCCAACTCGGTCTCACCCACTGAGTCAACCCCGGCCGCGCAACTCAAAGCGGTTTGCATGGTGACTCAGTACCCCAACTCGTGCTTCTCCGCAATCTCCTCCTTACCGGATTCCAACACCACCGATGCCAAAACCCTCTTCAAGCTCTCCCTCCGTGCCGCGATCGATGAGCTGTCGAAACTCACGCGCGTGACTCCCAAACTCCACGCCGTTAACGACACGCGCCTCCGGAAGGCAATCGCCGTCTGCGCCGATGTCCTTAACGACTCGCTGGGTAGTCTCAACGACTCGATCTCCTCCCTCGACGGCGAGATCCCATCTCCGGCGAAGGTCGCCGACTTAGAGACATGGCTCAGCGCCGCCCTTACGGACCACGACACGTGCTTGGACGCCATTGGTGAATTGAACTCCACCGCCGCGCGTGGAGTTCTTCTGGAGATGGGGACCGCCATGAGAAACTCGACGGAGTTTGCCAGTAACAGCTTGGCGATCGTGACGAAGATCTTACGGCTGGCCGCGAAGTTCCAACGGCGGAGGCTGCTCGGGGAGTTCCCGGAGTGGGTGGGTGCGGCGGAGCGGAGGCTGCTGGCGGCCGGGAATGAGACGGTGCCTGATGCGGTGGTGGCGAAGGACGGGACTGGACAGTTCAGGACGATTGCGGAGGCGCTGAAGGGGGTGGCGAAGAAGAGTGAGAAGAGGTTTGTGGTGTATGTGAAGAAAGGAGAGTATGTTGAGAACATTGATTTGGATAAGAACACTTGGAATGTGATGATCTACGGCGATGGCATGACGGAGACCATTATCTCCGGTGGCCGGAACTTCATCGACGGCACGCCCACTTTTGAAACCGCCACTTTTGGTAACTTTTACaaatttctctattttttatttatttattggttTAATTAATATCTAAATGTTAAATAATTAGAAAATAACCAATGTTGACAGTGATGATATACACTGATGAAGTGATGATACTGCAAATTTTGTTTTGACTACTTTGAAGTTTTTGTTAAAAAATCAACTATTTGGTTGTACATTCAAAATGGTCTATGAATAGgaagtttttaaaatttcttataATTTTATGTTACAATTTTATAGGAGTTTTGGTACATACATAGAATAGAACTTAAGACGACTTTGTTAGGATTCAACTTGCTTGTTATGTTCTGATGGGAAAAAAACAAGTTTTTGATTATGCATGTGGCATGTGCTGTAGTGGGAATTGGGAAATATCTTGTTTGTGTGGCGAACCACATGGTTTTGATGCCATCATGTGAACTTGATCTGATCTTAGAGAAAGGGTGCCTTGTCCCACTCTTTAATCTTTTTGACCCTCCAAAAATCATGATGTTTCATGGCCTTGGCCTACCATGTGGATGTTTGTTTTATACTTCAATTCATCACTTAGTCATATCCTTACTATCCACACTTGAGACAACAAACATGGTTTTAGGTGCTTACCTGTTGGTCCTCTTCTTTTGTTTAATGCGTTGACATGTTGACATCAATGCAAAATGCATGTAACTCAATCGTGATATCAGTTGAGTTAATGTAAAAGCACATTCGAATGCCTTGTTAGTTGGTACTAACTAGAAGCGTGTTTATTTTTTGCAGCTGCTAAGGGCAAGGGATTCATTGCCAAAGACATTAAGTTTGTGAACACCGCAGGTGCAGCTAAGCACCAGGCTGTAGCAATGAGATCAGGCTCAGATCGTTCAGTGTTCTACAGATGCTCGTTTGACGGCTTCCAAGACACCCTCTACGCACATTCCAACCGCCAATTCTACCGCGAATGTGACATCACTGGCACCATAGACTTCATATTCGGCAATGCAGCTTCAATTTTCCAAAACTGCAAGATCATGCCTAGGCAGCCTATGCCAAACCAGTTCAACACCATCACAGCTCAGGGCAAGAAGGATCCAAACCAGAACACTGGTATTGTGATTCAGAAATCAACCATCACCCCCTTAGAAAGCACTTACACAGCACCAACTTACCTTGGCAGGCCTTGGAAAGATTTCTCCACCACTTTGATCATGCAATCTGAGATTGGATCATTCTTGAAGCCAGTTGGGTGGGTGAGTTGGGTGGCAAATGTGGATCCTCCAGCTACCATATTCTATGCTGAGCACCAGAATTCTGGGCCTGGTTCAGATGTGGCCCAGAGGGTTAAATGGACCGGTTATAAGTCCACACTTACTGCTGATGACTTGGGGAAGTTCACTTTGGCATCGTTTATTCAAGGCCCTGAGTGGTTACCAGACACTGCCGCGGCGTTTGATTCTACCTAGTGATTTTCTACATACATATTCATACCAGCTACTGatcataattttcttttgttttatttttttatggtaGATTTCTTTTGTCTAATCACACTGTTATTAGTTATTACACGCATTTTTTTAACCTCCTTTTAAATGGTTTGTTATTCGCCCAACAAAAAATGGTTTGTAAAATTTTCTAGGTGATGCGATTAATCGATTATATAAGAAGgatatttcaatttttcaaatGCGAGAAATTAAACATATTGACTGCCAATGTAATTAAGGCTATTGTTTGGATTTCTTTCTCTCCTTTTTTCCCCCAAGGCCAACTTCCTATTGACATATGTTAaagtataaaaatgaaaaaaacgaCACATCCTATAGCACTTTTTGTTTAATCATAATCAAGGATTAGCAAAAGAGAGGATAGTCATGTTATACCAAAGAACACAAAAGTGATTTTCCatttttatgaattttcttCATAAATTTTTCTTCAACTTCTTTGATGCGTGTTTTATGTTATCTTCAATTCAACTTTATCTATTGAATTTTGGTTGCGTAAACACAAACTTAAGGGGGTTCGTTTGGTGCGCCGTATTAGGCATAAtaatagtataagcttatacaatacattttAAACTTATCCCTTGTTTGGTGCTCACagtgtattgtataagcttattcatcaatctcctcttatacatcaaaatgatgattatttaatccaccatatagatgatggataaaaCATGATAAGAGTacaatgtataaactacttcaatatatttaatcaaccgctaccacaatcaccctccaccaccatcgtcgccggcaccaccaccaccaccaccgttgctGCCACTACAACAACCttccaccactaccgccaccaccacaaccaccctccaccaccgtcgccgccaccaccaccaccgtcaccgccaccacaaccaccctctccaccactaccaccaccagcgttgctgccaccacaaccaccctccaccaccaccgcctccatgcTACCacgtcgctgccaccaccaccaccaccgtcgtcgccaccacaaccactgcctccactaccaccactatcgtcgccgccaccacaaccaccctccaccaccaccgcctccaccactacctTCGCCGCACCACCAAAACGCTCTAGTCATCGTTATTGCCATTACCACCATCATCTAccatcaccgccgccgccgccaccaccattatCGTCGCCCCCACCCTCTACCATCACCGCCgccactaccgccaccacaaccaccattaTCGCCGCCCCCACCCTccaccgccacaaccaccaatatcaccatccaccaccactgtcatcACCATTGCCACTACCACCAATaccgtcgctgccaccaccaccaccactgccaccatcatcaccttccaataccaccactaccacaccaCCAGCGTTgccaccaaattatacagtgtatgaccaaacgttgtatagtattaaaattttatcagaccTTATCCTATCAGGCTTAATacaatcaggtcttatactatcaggtcttattctatcaggtcttatactatacaacgtaccaaacgggccctaagatTATGTTTGAATACGTTGACGCAAATAGATTTGATGAGAAATACGTGAAATTTcccctaaatggagatttggtCAATGAGGTATACATAAAGTTCCCCTTGCATTCGATGCTCCTGCTTCGGAAAAGGTTTATAGGCTTCGCAAAGTACTTCATCGGTTGCATCAAACCCCTTGTTGTTAGTTTAGCAAACTAGTTTTTGCCTTGAAGTGTTATGGGCTTTGGCAATCTACTTCTGATCATTTCtctttttactttaatttaagGATTTTGATGATTTAGTGACCAGTGAGAATGATAATGAAGTTATTCACCatttgaagaatatttttctttCCCTCATATCTTATATAAATTTGTGATGAGATCAATGAAATGAGGCTGATTCAATTTCTCTATTAAACATTTTATTCCGGTAGGCTCTGCATATGATCAACCCCTAGGTCAATCGAGTTGTGTCTCCTCCTGATTAGGCATAAAGCTGACCGCCTCCTACCGATTACCCTCAAGCACGACTCGACTGGACCATTCGGTCACCCATGAGGGTAAGATCCTCATCGCCTCACCCATCCATCACTGACTCTATGGCCTAGCTACAAGGGGTATTGCGAGGCTCGAGGTCTAGTCCTCACTAACTAGAGACCCTTGGCCATTAGATTAGTGCATACAGTTGGTGGCTCAGAGGGATCCAATGCTCTACGAGCACTCAAATCGTAGGCACTCATGACACGTCCCTGAGCTACTCCTACCATATGAACGAGTATATAAGGCTATCTCACAAAAGGGTTTAAGTGCGCTGTCTATTCTTCATAACATAAAGATTTCCTTAAATGACTCAGCCATTAACTTAGGCATCGAGTGCCTTCGTACGGAGCCCACCCGGGCTAGGACACAGTGTTTGGACCCCAGTTCATCCTCGTCACTCCGCCCAAGAAAAGATTCTCCGGCCCAAGGTTCCACCGCATACGATCACATTTCTTATCTCCATTTGCTCTACATGCATGTGTGACTGACTGACTGTTTAAAATTGAAGACTATATAATACCGGAGTAccgaaatatattttttttccttaaactATCACTTTTATATAATCTCATTATCTAATTATCTCACTCGTATACTTATgaaattttatataataaaaaataaaataaaatgatgggGAGTTGTGGAACATATGAATTGAGGAGATGAACGTCCAAGAATCAATCTCTTAAAAAAAGTAATATCTAGTCTACtcgaacaataataataaataaataaaggcttaaatatggtTGAAGTCACTGACATTATAAGAAGAATCAGTCTAGGTCCCTGGAAATTTTTTCCTTGAAATGTCATCCCTCCAAaatatttttgcatcaaattggactcatactcttatcatatcctgtgtttgagatgcACATAATAAGGACATAATATGATAAGGAAAAGTGTATCAAATTTATTGCACCAAAGACCCCACACACGTGTTTACCCTTGCGTTGCGTTGCGTTGCGTTGCGCAAATAAATTTCACATACAGTGGGCGCTTGGAAGCTTCTCTCTCACGAACAAACAAACAACCAAACAATCATAGGTTGTTTTGTTTTGCCTTTCTTTCTTCTAGACGCACACATACATAGATTTCAACTACAAAAGTAAAAATCAATCGCATCTTTATATATAACCATCCATCCAATGCGGAAATCCGCTGCAGACAGATTTAGGCTACTTTTCAACAACGCTCTTGTTCGCTATCGCCATCAACATCaccctccttcatcttcttccttctctcGTTTCTTATCCTCTACTTCAATGGCTTCTGATTCCGTTTTCCCTGTTACCGCCGGTAACATCAACCCTAAGGTTTGTCTTCCCTTTAATTCTCTCTTTTCGTTGATATCCAGATTGTTGTTTTTTGTTTCTAGGTGTGAATGTGATGATGTTGTGAACTTTGATCTTTATGATGTTTTCCCCTCGGTGTAGATTATTAGAGTTGCATATGGGGGTTAAGGGTTTGTGAATGGGCATGCATGATGTGTTTGTTGGTCAAATGTTTGACTGAATTACCGTCTTTTTTGGCTGCAAGGGTTGCTCAATGTTGTTGTTGATCTGTGATCGGGGTTTGACTGTGATGTGATCTTCTTTCTCCTTTGATTTCTGTCTTGTTGTGTGATTGATGGGTGATGACGGATGAACTGATAGTTGCATGTTTCTCTAGTACTACACTCAATTTAGTCTTTTCTGTTTTGTAATTGTTATTGTTGTACTACCCTGGGATCAGatcagtgcatgtttggatacatagtGGAAAACCATGGTGAGCTAAAATTACTGTGGATGGAAGTAGCTACCCTTAGCTGGGCTGCCCCTGCCCATCATGATTTTGGCTTCTGTGTTCCGTCCCttgtgattttggcttcactGTGGTTTTCAtccgtgtatccaaacatgcatgaAATAAATTGTAGCATGATTATACTTCCAATTGAGACAATTTTAACAATTagttttatggtttagggtATTTGAGTGGATTGACTGGATTCTTTCTTATTTAACAAAAcagtattttttaatttttatgaagCATGCTTGTAGGACACAATATTTGCCCTACTTTGTTGTCACCAATTCAGTCACTTATTTGAAACTATTGATTTTTTCCTGCATAGATTGTGGAATGCGAGTATGCTGTTCGAGGAGAGGTTGTCACTCTTGCCCAGGTACTGTGATTTTGCTGTACATGTTAGAATTAGGTTATTCATTGCAAAGGTATTCTTGTCTTCACACATTTCAAGATAGAAACATTTTATACCTTGTCTGACAAAAATTCTACTTTTACTGGAATATAGTTTGAAAAGTTTTTGCAATTTGAAGTTTCAAATGGATATCTTCCGAATTTTTCATAGACTGTTATTTCAGTATCAGCTTACAATGCCTTGATGTTGCAGAATTTGCAAAAGGAGCTACAGACCAATCCAGGTTCTCATCCATTTGATGAGGTATTTCTCTTTTTCAACTTCCTATCTTTTGGAGTGGAACTTTTTTGTGTTATTTATTCTCAGGGTTACTCCCTCCCTCACTTCTATTTTACCTGAAAATAGATACTTTACTGCAACATTGGAAATCCTCAGTCTCTTGGACAGCAGCCAATAACCTTTTTCCGAGAGGTTTGTTTCTTATGAGTTTGTGTTGTCAAAGCAACTTACTTGATACAAATGAAGCCATTCCCATTATAACCAACTGATCATCTCATCTCTGTCAGGTTCTTGCATTATCTGACTATCCAGCTCTTTTGGACAAAAGTGAAACACAGGGTTTGTTCAGGTACTGggataaaataaaactaagtgGCCACATTTAGATTGTTAATCATATTGAAACAGCAGACTTGGTGGTTTTCTTGCATTATCTGATTTTCAATTTGATTATAATTTATGTCTGACTTTTATCAGAACCTATGAGCATAGAACTAAGACGAAAATATTTAAATGAAGTGTGAAAACTGAATGGAATATGTCAATAAATCTTGGGTGCTTGTTCCATTTTTGCTAAGCTGTAGTCTATCCTGTGAAACAAGTACAAGTTGCTTTTGTTACTAATGATTTGGTCtaagtaattgattttaatATTCCTCGTCTTCATAATGATGTTTTACCTTGTTGGGTTGCCCTTTGGCATATTGCAGTTCTGACTCAATTGAGCGAGCTTGGCAAATCTTGGATCAGATTCCTGGGAGAGCAACTGGTGCTTATAGTCATAGTCAGGTATTGATTGGCTTATCTAATTTGGTTTATTTCTTTACTAAATACCAAGCGGGCCATGAAAATATTTGTATTTCCATATCAGGGTATTACAGGGTTGCGCGAAACAATAGCTGCTGGAATTCAAGAGCGTGATGGTTTTCCTTGCGATCCCAGTGACATTTTCTTGACAGATGGTGCAAGTCCAGCAGTATGTTTCTCTGCCTTGCTTTTGATATTTTCCTTTTGGTTTAAATGCTGAGTGTTTAGTATTTTGACTATATTCATTTAAAATCCGTTTTAAGTTTTAAGGACTATCATTTCTCTATATACAGGTCCATCTGATGATGCAATTACTCATAAGATCAGAACAGGACGGTATTCTCTGTCCCATCCCTCAGTATCCTCTGTACTCAGCCTCAATCACACTCCATGGTGGCAGTCTGGTAAAGTTTCTCTATACAATTACATAATGCTTATTTTAGTTTTGATCACTATTTAGATTTTAGATGCCATCTTTGAAAAGATAAATCAGAAAAAAATTGTCACTATATCTGTCTACAACTTTACATATTTAGGTGCATGATTAACAAACAATCAATCGAAACTGAGTTAATTTAAATTTGAACTATCTTGCTGTTACTTGCATTAGTTGGAATATTAGTTTAActttgatattcttcataaaGGTACCTTACTATCTAGATGAAGCTACTGGTTGGGGGTTGGAAATATCTGAACTTAAGAAGCAATTGGAAGATGCCAAGTCCAAAGGCATCAGTGTTAGGGCTTTAGTTGTTATAAACCCTGGCAATCCAACAGGGCAGGTGAGCTTCTAAGTATTGTTATCATAGGAGTATGCTTACTGATTAGAATGTGAAGATAAATTGACTAAATTTGAT
This portion of the Lotus japonicus ecotype B-129 chromosome 3, LjGifu_v1.2 genome encodes:
- the LOC130746392 gene encoding pectinesterase 3, which gives rise to MDSMKSFKGYGKVDEMEQQAFQKKTRKRMIIMIISSVILVAVIIAAVVGFVVHKRSTSSQPNSVSPTESTPAAQLKAVCMVTQYPNSCFSAISSLPDSNTTDAKTLFKLSLRAAIDELSKLTRVTPKLHAVNDTRLRKAIAVCADVLNDSLGSLNDSISSLDGEIPSPAKVADLETWLSAALTDHDTCLDAIGELNSTAARGVLLEMGTAMRNSTEFASNSLAIVTKILRLAAKFQRRRLLGEFPEWVGAAERRLLAAGNETVPDAVVAKDGTGQFRTIAEALKGVAKKSEKRFVVYVKKGEYVENIDLDKNTWNVMIYGDGMTETIISGGRNFIDGTPTFETATFAAKGKGFIAKDIKFVNTAGAAKHQAVAMRSGSDRSVFYRCSFDGFQDTLYAHSNRQFYRECDITGTIDFIFGNAASIFQNCKIMPRQPMPNQFNTITAQGKKDPNQNTGIVIQKSTITPLESTYTAPTYLGRPWKDFSTTLIMQSEIGSFLKPVGWVSWVANVDPPATIFYAEHQNSGPGSDVAQRVKWTGYKSTLTADDLGKFTLASFIQGPEWLPDTAAAFDST
- the LOC130746393 gene encoding alanine aminotransferase 2-like produces the protein MRKSAADRFRLLFNNALVRYRHQHHPPSSSSFSRFLSSTSMASDSVFPVTAGNINPKIVECEYAVRGEVVTLAQNLQKELQTNPGSHPFDEILYCNIGNPQSLGQQPITFFREVLALSDYPALLDKSETQGLFSSDSIERAWQILDQIPGRATGAYSHSQGITGLRETIAAGIQERDGFPCDPSDIFLTDGASPAVHLMMQLLIRSEQDGILCPIPQYPLYSASITLHGGSLVPYYLDEATGWGLEISELKKQLEDAKSKGISVRALVVINPGNPTGQVLSEENQRAIVEFCKKEGLVLLADEVYQQNIYVPDKQFHSFKKVSRSMGYGDKDITLVSFQSISKGYHGECGKRGGYMEVTGFSADVREQIYKVASVNLCSNISGQILASLIMSPPKVGDESYESFMAEKENILSSLARRAKILEDGFNKLEGVTCNKAEGAMYLFPQIRLPQKAIKAAEAANTAPDAFYCKRLLNATGVVVVPGSGFGQVPGTWHFRCTILPQEEKIPAIVSRFTEFHEKFMNEFRD